A single genomic interval of Sphaerodactylus townsendi isolate TG3544 linkage group LG08, MPM_Stown_v2.3, whole genome shotgun sequence harbors:
- the TRIM42 gene encoding tripartite motif-containing protein 42, translating to MAGVACQCCLTCPCCPGCHCLQCCPCSPCCTAFDTPRYADGYEEDECCLCWRFLCTDERNCDCCYCPHEEDEPCQCCHCSCSENPNFRCCCCSCANNPHCKCCCCTAENTECQCYESRCCTHLVYCLLVFRYVYGYPKKRMRSNTSVITLEKDASGHAFIDQLTCPLCKELFLHPFMLPCNHCLCDKCIRISQERAEVIENFFIITCPICSKAHCLPFANKIQLRMNYLRARLARRYMRRFGFLRWRFDKSKIPIYCQVCIERRRAVKRCVTCQLNYCNVCLTAFHQDVTTQNHVFANVSYEVWEEKNCMLHPDSLISRYCLDDHELLCDYCKESWHTDHEVVGLPVACSKQSAALFSTIAKFKKVRYIIDNDLMEILVLKNNFKSYKEAKRREIRDGFFRLQNILRSREKEMMEAVENLEVQKQQRLVEYTDYTTKRIAQMDSLMQYSKEALKESSQIAFLQSSNSLMNEIEDILENVYQPSPRLKDDPIKHLKVNFEELAETFQIIFPSIKRKMAGDKSAKRPYPCSSDIMIPRSVSSAHVQKSLTPTRSQSLSTLTSQSEETSIDVERPKSSPPPNIKDRGLYAYWDASLDSAKNERNNQSRSSFFEPEPLEETTTVPGLVIIYQTLVYPTAAKLYWTCPTEDVESFEIAYYEVLETTADNLVRTKLIEVITGIGQQNLEIRNLTANTEYIFKVRAVNAQGPGQWSDVCKVTTQDARARAKARWGLLRNIQSAFRK from the exons ATGGCTGGTGTGGCATGCCAGTGTTGCTTGACATGTCCATGTTGCCCAGGCTGTCATTGTTTGCAATGCTGCCCTTGCAGTCCTTGCTGCACAGCATTTGATACTCCCAGGTATGCTGATGGATATGAAGAAGACGAATGCTGCTTGTGCTGGCGTTTCCTGTGTACCGATGAACGGAACTGTGACTGTTGCTACTGCCCACATGAGGAAGATGAACCTTGCCAGTGCTGTCACTGTTCGTGCTCAGAGAACCCCAATTTtcgctgctgttgctgctcttgTGCTAATAACCCACACTGCAAGTGCTGTTGCTGTACAGCTGAGAATACAGAGTGTCAGTGCTACGAAAGCAGGTGTTGCAC TCATTTAGTTTATTGTCTGCTTGTTTTCAGATATGTGTATGGCTATCCCAAAAAAAGGATGAGAAGCAACACATCTGTTATTACACTGGAGAAGGATGCATCAGGACATGCTTTTATTGACCAGCTGACTTGTCCGCTGTGTAAAGAACTGTTTCTCCATCCATTTATGTTGCCATGTAATCACTGCCTTTGTGATAAGTGTATTAGGATCAGCCAGGAACGTGCTGAGGTCATTGAAAACTTCTTCATCATCACCTGCCCAATATGCAGCAAGGCGCACTGCCTCCCATTTGCTAATAAAATACAACTGAGGATGAATTACTTAAGAGCCAGACTGGCCAGGAGATATATGCGACGATTTGGTTTCCTACGATGGAGGTTTGACAAAAGCAAAATACCTATCTATTGCCAAGTTTGTATTGAACGGCGACGAGCTGTCAAAAGATGTGTGACATGTCAACTGAATTACTGTAATGTTTGCTTGACAGCATTTCATCAAGATGTCACCACTCAAAACCATGTCTTTGCCAACGTCTCTTATGAAGTCTGGGAAGAAAAAAACTGCATGCTCCATCCAGACTCATTGATCTCCAGATACTGCCTTGATGACCATGAACTATTGTGTGATTATTGCAAAGAATCCTGGCACACTGATCATGAAGTAGTTGGGTTGCCAGTGGCGTGTTCCAAACAATCTGCAGCACTATTCAGTACTATTGCAAAGTTCAAAAAAG TCCGCTATATAATTGATAATGATCTAATGGAAATCCTTGTATTAAAAAACAACTTTAAGTCCTACAAAGAAGCAAAAAGGAGAGAGATCAGGGATGGTTTCTTCAGGTTACAGAACATACTTCGTTCGCGAGAGAAAGAGATGATGGAAGCAGTAGAAAACCTTGAAGTTCAGAAACAGCAGAGACTCGTAGAGTATACAGACTACACAACCAAAAGAATTGCCCAGATGGACAGCCTGATGCAGTATTCTAAGGAAGCTTTGAAAGAAAGCAGTCAGATAGCATTCCTGCAGTCTTCAAATAGCTTGATGAATGAAATAGAAGATATACTTGAAAATGTTTACCAACCAAGCCCACGTCTCAAAGACGATCCTATTAAACATCTTAAAGTCaactttgaagaacttgcagagaCCTTCCAAATTATTTTCCCAtcaataaaaaggaaaatggcaggTGATAAATCAGCCAAACGGCCTTACCCTTGTTCTTCAGACATAATGATTCCAAGAAGTGTTTCCAGTGCACACGTTCAGAAGTCATTAACACCAACACGAAGTCAATCCTTATCAACACTAACTTCACAGAGCGAAGAAACTTCAATTGATGTTGAAAGACCAAAATCATCACCTCCTCCTAATATTAAAGATCGTGGATTGTATGCTTACTGGGATGCATCTTTAGATAGtgcaaaaaatgaaagaaacaaccAAAGCCGCAGTTCCTTTTTTGAACCAGAACCTCTTGAGGAAACAACTACAGTCCCTGGCCTTGTTATTATTTACCAAACACTGGTATACCCAACTGCTGCCAAG CTTTACTGGACATGTCCTACAGAAGATGTTGAAAGCTTTGAGATTGCTTATTATGAAGTGCTTGAAACGACAGCTGACAATCTAGTCCGGACAAAGCTAATAGAAGTAATAACAGGGATTGGTCAACAGAATCTGGAGATACGTAATCTGACAGCTAATACAGAATACATCTTTAAAGTTCGGGCTGTTAATGCTCAGGGACCAGGCCAATGGAGTGATGTTTGTAAG GTGACGACTCAAGATGCACGTGCAAGAGCCAAGGCCAGATGGGGTTTACTGCGAAATATTCAATCTGCTTTCCGCAAATAA